Below is a genomic region from Medicago truncatula cultivar Jemalong A17 chromosome 3, MtrunA17r5.0-ANR, whole genome shotgun sequence.
CGAcatcttcttcccatggctcaacatccgcccctcaatcTGAAGATGCGTCAGACATTCGACATCATCCAAggtcacagtcatctcccccaaAGGCATGTGAAAGGTGCTGGTCTcaggatgccacctctcgcatagaGTCATCAGCATGACATGAGGCACATTGGCGTAGCCCAGGTAAACCAAATCATGTAACCTGCTCTCCCTAAgcggatcccaaaaccaatCCTGATTCTCGTTTGGGCGTCCGAGACTCAAGATGTtagccccatgattaatcggttttgCCACACGGagcttacgaacctgaaataatagaaaaataaacatagtttgaacaaacacacatataaagaaaataattaaatataaagaaaataattaaaaacaaacacatataataattaaacaagcacagatataaagaaaataattaaacataaagaaaaaacatttaaaaaaaacaaatataaaggtggatataataattaaacatacacacatataaagaaaataattaaacataaagaaaaaacatttaaaagaaTTACACTTACGTTATCTGAATTATACCAAAGCGGCAACGCCGCATGATTGACATAAGAGTGCAGCAAAGATAAGTCTGTCGGTCCTCTaggaaagggagggtccacAGGTAACACCTCCGGGGCAGCAGCTGCTACAATGTCATCATCATCTCCTACATGCTGTTGttgtggtatatgatcctggtcataccCACCATCAGTCACATTGTGGTGTACCTGCCTGATAATTCAGGTACTCCAACTCAGACTGGTCAACAACCTGTGACAggtcaacaacctgtgactcTTTAGATTGTGTAGCCTGAGAACTCTCTGAAccatctcccctccgacctctacccctctttgggatgtggccgCTCTGCCTGTCCCTCCGATGACTTTGAGTCatcgcacgcctaccaccaatcattttagatggatcaatggggtcctgatcggccatatctacacaaaaaaaaaaaaaaaaattaacatcatttccataacataatcaaacacattaaatctaaactaaacataaacataatcaaactcactaaaagtacaacaatgaacatcatttccataaccttaaatcattcaatataatcaacatacaataaaatttatgtccatcatttccataataacCTAAACATTATTCATCatttaacatacacttaatcatttctatacacttaaccaaactataattaacatcatttctatcatttccataacctaaactaaccacataatcaataaaattgtcattgaagcattttatcaaacactttgtgtgcaaagcataaaacatattcaaattgtgttcatttgccaccattcaaaaccacattatgatttaaacaacataggcaacaactacattcatttatcaattcctaaattacacatgcaatcatcaaattatcaattttaaaatcaaccctaaccacatgcaaactactctaatttaaaaataaaaaaatcaacctaaacaaatttacattatcattaaaatgattgacacaacttacttgtgataatgtgcagttgatttgcttgcaattcgtgaaaatGGATTTGGTGAAGATTGGAGAGAAATTGTGAATTTTGAATATGTTTTGGAAATGGAAAGGTTCTGGTTCTGCGTATGATTATGTTCAGattttctcggcagttaactgcagccggatttttaattcctcggcagttaactgccaatgGGGCAAAAACGTCAATTACTCGTGTGCCACAACCTTatcaaatgtgggaacaacaattctcaagtATTTATACATGTAATCAATCATTGAAAATCGAAATGATTGACTTCTTTAAAGAATAATTGCTTGTTTTAGTATGTTTAAAGAGTGCTCttgggacactcgttaacaaaatcCTTATTAATATTAGTACTTATGTCCCTAATTACAAgacttttagaaaaaaataacgggaattaagaaaattgatagtggtaataaatttatttgtaattataattgttttaataattttattctttaagagaataatatttaatgttaattgaaaaaaatatataaaataaacagTATGATGGTGGaaaattaattgatgaaatacCAAAGGAGTTTTATAAAATGAGACAATTAATTAGAAGCTCTTTTAAAATGGTTCTTTAAAAttcacaaacaaatttatttaaggaAGGACCTGATAATCTGAAGTTTAGGTAGGAGGTTAATAagattcaattaaaaattattatgtaaGAATAAtttcatccttcaaaaaaagaataatttaatTCATACGAGGTAAATAGAGTTTTTGTTCTCCTAAATTCTAGCCAAATTTTGTTATGACAAGTCATAAACTTAATTATTTAGTAAATTAACAATTCAGtgtttatttttaaactatatataaaataaaatccaccACCTCTTGTAATGTAGCATGCTTGTGTTTCAAAATACTATTTGTTTAACTATATAGGGTGCAAAAAGTACAAATACCTACCGAGTACTAGTCGTTTCTAGAAAATTCGCCAACTTTCCTACCTTTTCCCATCTTCCCTTCGagcaaatatattattcaacCTACTACTTCCAATTATCACACAGAAAGCACTATCTGTTCTCGATCACCGATTGAATCCATAATATTGTGGCTCTGAATCAGATGTCTCCGTACGACGGCGTCGTGATCGGAAAATTGAAACTGAAAGGAAAGCCAATGAATGTCAAAGATGGTGGGataaataagaagaagaagaagaaacacgACAACAGTTACCATTACTCGTCAGAGTTTAATTCAGGTGAAGATTAGTCTCTTTCTTATTTATCCGTTGAAACGCAATTGCAAAAACTTTTCACTTGATTATGCTACGTGCATTTTCTTATTTCAAATGCATTGAACGAATTCTTACTAATTTAAGTGTAATTTCACTCAATAACgcattattttataagaaattttaatttcattgaaaaaaaggGCTAAGATACATGCTATTAGATTGATTCGCTTCAATCGATGAATTTGGTTATTGAAAATTTGTTGTTGTATCAGGATGAAGTGATGCAGACCGCTAAAGATTCAGAAAAATATATACTCAATCAAAAGGGAAAAGATACATTGAAAATACGGTCAATATTTCATTCAATGCCCTAATGTTTATTCCCTAGGTCCATGCATGTTTGTTTTTTACGTTTAACTGTTTAagagtttttcttttgttttacatGTCTGGATTCACTTTTTGGTTGATTCTAAAGACTTATAAACTACAATTGATTTTAGGATGTTTGGTGGTTTCTAGCTTATAATGATTTTGTCTTTAGAGTTAATTTCAACTTGAAGCTATGATTTACAATTTCTTCCCCCGGAACTTgatttttacactcaaattttattGTACAATTTTCATGTCAAAGTATTCAAACCTTAATCATTTTATGAATTCTCTTTTAGCTCAAATCAATTCAATTGAAGTAAACTTTTGTCGCCTTAAAATTGTTTTCGGGGTACTTGTTTGGTTATGTAAGTTTGACAATTTTGATTATTTCGGCATGTGTTTCTAGTGGTTGAGTTCAGAATTTGGAGTTCTTTATCTTGTTGATAATATTACTCCGGAGGCCAAGTATGCCAAAGTTGACAACCATTCAGCAGATTGGCTGTTGATTGTTCTAACTGTGTATATAAACTACTAAAATCAGGCACGTGTCAAATTCATGTCATTCTTATTTTGAGTTCTCCTTAAGAGTCTAGTCTTCTTTGATGTTTTGGCATGCAGAGCATATGAATGGATTCATTTGTCATGATAAATGAGCAACTGAATAATAGTTTGTAGGAAGAATTTATCTAATTTCATTGAGAAGCTAGATTATTGTGGGTTGTTACATTACATCATACTGATTTGATGATTTATTGTGAATTTGTATGAAAACTTTGGCAGAGTTGGATTGCTTTAAGTATGATTGGCATCAGTTCATTAAGCATGAAGCACTACTAGACACGACATTACTAACAGAACACGACATGTTGGAACTAGTGTTGatctaagaaaacaaaaatgattgaATGTAGAAGATCAACATCTGTTGAATTTGAACAACAGACACATTGTTGATACTACCTAGGTTAATGGTTCTTCACTTTGTATAAGAtatgatatttgaaaaaaatgttgTCAACAGGTAGCATGAACGAGGGTGACAAGTATGAGGGCAAGGGAAACCGTGCATCTTTTGATGATCACCTAACTCCAGCTGAGAGAAGATTTCTCCAACAGACAGAGAAACTTGAACTTCAAAGGCTAGCAAAGATGGCGAGCAGATCTCATCGAGATAGGATTCAGCAGTTCAATCAATATCTGGCTAATCTTAGTGAACATTATGATATTCCAAAAGTGGGGCCTGGCTAACAAAACATTTGGATTCATTTGTTTCCTTGTTTTTAAAAGTTTCATTGTTATAAGGTTGGTTGTAGTAGCTGGTATCTGGTTTGGTTTTCCTTGGTCTGGTGTGGTTGTAATAGCAATGCTCCTATTGGAACTATCAAGAGTTGCAttcatcttgattttttttctttcttttttctttctcttttttattgaCTTTTAAATTGCAGTTGCATCTGGTTAAAATAACTATGATTAAAACTTAGCTTGTGAAAAATATTGGTAATTTTGAAATACGAGATGAAATCTGCTAGACATAATATGCATATTGTGAAACAGAAGTATTCTGCAAATGCATATCGTCTCTTTCccctaacaaaaaaatacatatcatctcatttgttttgtttgcaGTTTTCACCACGCTCATTGTTCTTGTAAGTAATGGAGTAACTAACAAAGCTAaactaaaagtaaaaacatatttaaaaaaaagaaaaggaaagaatcTAAACTAACAACAATTAGACCAATAAAAGTATATGTAGAATAGGCAACTACCAATAGTATAAAGGACAAGTTTATGTagataaaattatgtttttttgatACATTAGGAGAAAATAAGATTTTCGGACATAAAATCACGTTTAATTATTTCAtctatgaatttgttttttggtcaagattGTACGAGTTGTTTTAATAAGGATATTTAGAGTATGTTTGGTAAGATCATAAGTTAGTTTATAGTGTATGACTTTTAGCTTACAAGTTtgcatgataaaaataaaataaaatttggtaaCGGTCTTTTCATCAtgagtttatagcttatttttttcACATGATATTttaagtagcgtttgagcttataacttatttctGAGTATTATTTGTAAAC
It encodes:
- the LOC11429988 gene encoding protein FAM32A, coding for MSPYDGVVIGKLKLKGKPMNVKDGGINKKKKKKHDNSYHYSSEFNSGSMNEGDKYEGKGNRASFDDHLTPAERRFLQQTEKLELQRLAKMASRSHRDRIQQFNQYLANLSEHYDIPKVGPG